The segment AACTTCTCTGTGCTAAGGCCGCCGAGCACTTGGCGTATGATAGTTTCAATGAGATCATAGCCCTGTTCGAGGACATATATGCCAATATTGTGCAATGTATCTTCTATACGGTTTCTCAAATCTTCGGATTGACCATATACAGTCCACAATTCAAGCGCAATATTCACGAGAACTTGTGCTGGTGTTTCCCCATTTTCATCCCCTACAAGCAATAGTTCCTCTACATAAGGGCATAAATGGTTTTCAATGACAGATTCCCAATCTTGTTCACGAATCCAACGTTCCCACGCTTCATCGAGAGCATCACAAACCTCGCGGTTTTCTTCTATATGGCGAATTGGATCTACCCATTGGCGAAGCCATGCAGTCCGTTCAGGACTATTCGGACGTTTCCAGTTTTCAAGCATAGCATAAGCCTCTTGGACTATGGCCTGTGCCAACTCATGATAGTTCACCACATCGGTCGCTTCAGACATGGAGATGAGGAAATCGGACCAAAAGCCTTTTCTCTTTTTCTTATGCGCCTCTTCTGCTACAACCGCTGTAAGCCATGTCACCATAGCTGGATGGTTGATACGTTCTTGAATTACGTTCAATACCTGTACAACCATGCTTTCATAGCGATTATGTTCACATAAATCGAGCAATACGTGTTTTAACACAGGTACGAGGGAATGTTTTTCTAGTAAACCGCGAATACGTTTTGCCCCCCATTGAGCCCATTCCTCGCTGGTTTGAGATTTCCATAATAGATGCAACCCTTGATGAATCACGAGACGCGCTGCCCGTTGCCCTTCCGGTGATAGCAAGAATTTTTCAAACAATGGAACAAATTCCACATTATTTAACAATACCTTGCAACGATCCTTGGTAAGCATCTTTGTCTCAACGAGCTTGATAACGCCGTTGATAAGGCGATCCTTATTTCGAGGAATTAACGCTGTATGATACGGGAACCCGAGCGGCTTACGGAACAAAGCAGTTACGGCAAACCAGTCGGCTACACTGCCGATGAGCGCAGACTGTACAGCCCAATAAAGCGGCTGATACCAGCTTTCATAGCCATAGAAAAATTGACCTATAAAAACAAAACAGTACAATACAGCAGTCAAACCAAGAATACCGTTTGCGCGCTGCCGCAAGGTGAGGGATTTCAAATACTGAATCATTTGAGCACCCCCTCTATCAAAAGGTATAAACCGTAGAATATACCACCTAAAACAGCCCCTACGAGTGAGCCGTTAATACGAACCATTTGAAGGTCATAGTACATCTTGCCGCGTACGATTTGGGTGATTTCCTCAGGTGAATAGCGAGATAGTTCCTGCCCTACCACCTTATCGATAAGAGGGTTCAATTTTTGTAACCACGGAATGCTACGAAGCAAGAAGAACCGTTCAAAGGGCGCTTGCTTATCTGGGTTCAACAAAATTTCCGTACCGAGCACATTAAAGCGATCGATAACGATATCCATGAGGCGTTTCCAGTCCACAGTATCGCCGTCGATGAGCTTGCCTTCCCATTCTTCGAGAACCATTTTAATCCATTGATCTTTGTGCTCTTCGATAAAAGCTTGCCACTCTGCATTAGTTTCCAAATTATTGAAGAAACGAATGGCTTGGCCCCATACGTAGCGACCTAGCGCAGAATCAATGGACTCATTTTCCTTCAAGAATTGAACGGCCTTTTTCTGTACCGTTTCTACCAATCGTTCTGGTGAAAGCCCATCGCCGCCAAAGGCAATAGCCAATTCACGGAAGAAAGAGTCCTTCGTATAGGTTTTCATAATGTCTAGCATAACGCGGTACAAGTACGGATATACTTGATTAGATGCGATGACACGCTGACATGTACGGTTAAAGTAGAGCCAGAAAACACTTGCTGTTTGGCGCTCTAACATGCAGCGACCAAATAAGATAACGAGAGGTGTCGCCTTCCAATTTGTAACACCTTTATATATAGCCTTGTTGATTTCCTGACGCATCGGCTCAATGTCCATATGAGACAAAACCTGATTACCTACACCATATAAAATATCGCGCATTTGGCCTTGCCCTACATCGCTCATGCCGTATTCGATGATACGGACCATAACGCGTTCTTTTTTTATGGCATAATACATCTGCGGCACGCGCAACAACTCTTCACTGAGCATGGTGCGCCCCATTTGAATAAGACGCTCCTTGCTACGCGGCAAGATGGCTGTCTTAAAGGGAATCCCCAAAGGCTTCGTAAAGAGTGCCGTTACCGCATACCAGTCCGCCAAGCCACCGATCATAGCGGCCCCAGATACGTGCATGATAAATGCCCAAAACATATCTTGCCGTTGTGGATATGAAATTAAAAATATAATAGCCATGACAACTAATAGGGTAGTTGCCACTGGTTTAGTTTTCATCATCACTTGATCCTAACTTACTAAATTACGTATATAGACTCTCCCCATATAACGTAGTGACCATATAGGCCACGAACTTTCACATACTACAACTTGTGAAAGTATATTTAGAATGTGCATTCATCGCCATCTTTTTGAGGCTCCCATACAGGAACATCGCCAAAGAGTGCTTTAAAATACACGGATGGTGTCCATAGTGGACCATTTAGATGCATAGGAATAAAGGCTTTTTTTACCTCTACACGGCGCAAGAACTCAATACTGCCCCACTCCATAGCGTCTTCTAGACGATTATCTACCGGGAACATCGCCACGTCTACAGATAAGCCGTCTAATTCCTTAAACTCACGCCATGCCATGCGTTTTGCATCAGCATTATTCTCCGGCGTATCACCAAGCCAATGCCACCAGTTAAGGTCACCTGCATGGAAGATAGAATCAGAGTCGATGTCAGCCGTATTTGTCTTTACGTAGAAAGAACCGCCTTCATCGGTGCTACCATACATATGGATGCCTACATCATCTAATGTGGCATCTTGGCCAGGGCGCATAGTAATACATTTCTTTACCTTGCCCTCTAATGGCACATCTTGATGGCAAATATAACGAGTTTGAGGACCATCAAACTCCGTAATAGACGGATTGAAGTGGTCCCC is part of the Veillonella nakazawae genome and harbors:
- a CDS encoding DUF445 domain-containing protein; translated protein: MIQYLKSLTLRQRANGILGLTAVLYCFVFIGQFFYGYESWYQPLYWAVQSALIGSVADWFAVTALFRKPLGFPYHTALIPRNKDRLINGVIKLVETKMLTKDRCKVLLNNVEFVPLFEKFLLSPEGQRAARLVIHQGLHLLWKSQTSEEWAQWGAKRIRGLLEKHSLVPVLKHVLLDLCEHNRYESMVVQVLNVIQERINHPAMVTWLTAVVAEEAHKKKRKGFWSDFLISMSEATDVVNYHELAQAIVQEAYAMLENWKRPNSPERTAWLRQWVDPIRHIEENREVCDALDEAWERWIREQDWESVIENHLCPYVEELLLVGDENGETPAQVLVNIALELWTVYGQSEDLRNRIEDTLHNIGIYVLEQGYDLIETIIRQVLGGLSTEKFIYFIESKVEDDLSWIRINGAIVGAVAGLVVWTFLEYVYMPLWQQFIG
- a CDS encoding DUF445 family protein; translation: MMKTKPVATTLLVVMAIIFLISYPQRQDMFWAFIMHVSGAAMIGGLADWYAVTALFTKPLGIPFKTAILPRSKERLIQMGRTMLSEELLRVPQMYYAIKKERVMVRIIEYGMSDVGQGQMRDILYGVGNQVLSHMDIEPMRQEINKAIYKGVTNWKATPLVILFGRCMLERQTASVFWLYFNRTCQRVIASNQVYPYLYRVMLDIMKTYTKDSFFRELAIAFGGDGLSPERLVETVQKKAVQFLKENESIDSALGRYVWGQAIRFFNNLETNAEWQAFIEEHKDQWIKMVLEEWEGKLIDGDTVDWKRLMDIVIDRFNVLGTEILLNPDKQAPFERFFLLRSIPWLQKLNPLIDKVVGQELSRYSPEEITQIVRGKMYYDLQMVRINGSLVGAVLGGIFYGLYLLIEGVLK
- a CDS encoding MBL fold metallo-hydrolase; protein product: MLNVTFLAHSGFLVDDGKRCYVFDYYKDPNNIVWQLAKRGRELWFFVSHTHGDHFNPSITEFDGPQTRYICHQDVPLEGKVKKCITMRPGQDATLDDVGIHMYGSTDEGGSFYVKTNTADIDSDSIFHAGDLNWWHWLGDTPENNADAKRMAWREFKELDGLSVDVAMFPVDNRLEDAMEWGSIEFLRRVEVKKAFIPMHLNGPLWTPSVYFKALFGDVPVWEPQKDGDECTF